A window of the Callospermophilus lateralis isolate mCalLat2 chromosome 7, mCalLat2.hap1, whole genome shotgun sequence genome harbors these coding sequences:
- the Slc71a1 gene encoding hippocampus abundant transcript 1 protein isoform X1 → MTQGKKKKRAANRSIMLAKKIIIKDGGTPQGIGSPSVYHAVIVIFLEFFAWGLLTAPTLVVLHETFPKHTFLMNGLIQGVKGLLSFLSAPLIGALSDVWGRKSFLLLTVFFTCAPIPLMKISPWWYFAVISVSGVFAVTFSVVFAYVADITQEHERSMAYGLVSATFAASLVTSPAIGAYLGRVYGDSLVVVLATAIALLDICFILVAVPESLPEKMRPASWGAPISWEQADPFASLKKVGQDSIVLLICITVFLSYLPEAGQYSSFFLYLRQIMKFSPESVAAFIAVLGILSIIAQTIVLSLLMRSIGNKNTILLGLGFQILQLAWYGFGSEPWMMWAAGAVAAMSSITFPAVSALVSRTADADQQGVVQGMITGIRGLCNGLGPALYGFIFYIFHVELKELPITGTDLGTNTSPQHHFEQNSIIPGPPFLFGACSVLLALLVALFIPEHTNLSLRSSSWRKHCGSHSHPHSTQAPGEAKEPLLQDTNV, encoded by the exons cctcAAGGAATAGGTTCTCCTAGTGTTTATCATGCGGTTATCGTCATCTTTTTGGAGTTTTTTGCCTGGGGACTATTGACGGCACCAACCTTGGTG GTGTTACATGAAACCTTCCCTAAACATACATTTCTAATGAATGGCCTAATTCAAGGAGTAAAG ggtTTGTTGTCATTCCTCAGTGCCCCACTTATTGGTGCTCTTTCTGATGTTTGGGGCCGAAAATCCTTCTTGCTGCTAACAGTATTTTTCACATGTGCCCCAATTCCTTTAATGAAGATCAGCCCATG GTGGTACTTTGCTGTTATCTCTGTTTCTGGAGTTTTTGCAGTGACTTTCTCTGTGGTATTTGCATACGTGGCAGATATAACCCAGGAACATGAAAGAAGTATGGCTTATGGATTG gtttcagcaaCATTTGCTGCAAGTTTAGTCACCAGCCCTGCAATTGGAGCTTACCTTGGACGAGTGTATGGAGACAGCTTAGTGGTAGTTCTAGCTACAGCAATAGCTTTGCtagatatttgttttatccttgtTGCTGTACCAGAGTCATTGCCTGAGAAGATGCGGCCAGCATCATGGGGAGCACCCATTTCCTGGGAACAGGCTGACCCCTTTGCA TCCTTAAAAAAAGTGGGCCAAGATTCCATAGTGCTGCTAATCTGCATTACGGTGTTTCTCTCCTACCTACCAGAAGCAGGCCAATATTCCAGCTTTTTTTTATACCTCAGACAG ATAATGAAATTTTCACCAGAAAGTGTTGCAGCATTTATAGCAGTCCTTGGCATTCTTTCCATTATTGCACAG ACTATAGTCTTGAGTTTACTTATGAGGTCAATTGGAAATAAGAACACCATTTTATTGGGTCTAGGATTTCAAATATTACAGCTGGCATGGTATGGCTTTGGTTCAGAACCTtg GATGATGTGGGCTGCTGGAGCAGTAGCAGCCATGTCTAGCATTACCTTTCCAGCTGTTAGTGCACTTGTTTCACGAACTGCTGATGCTGATCAACAGG GTGTTGTTCAAGGAATGATAACAGGAATTCGAGGATTGTGCAATGGTCTGGGACCAGCCCTTTATGGATTTATTTTCTACATCTTCCACGTGGAACTTAAAGAACTGCCAATAACAGGAACAGATTTGGGGACAAACAcaagtcctcagcaccactttgAACAG AATTCCATAATCCCTGGCCCCCCCTTTCTCTTTGGAGCCTGTTCGGTACTGCTGGCTCTGCTTGTTGCCTTGTTTATTCCAGAACATACCAATTTAAGCTTACGGTCCAGCAGCTGGAGAAAGCACTGTGGCAGTCACAGCCATCCTCATAGTACACAAGCGCCAGGAGAGGCCAAAGAACCTTTACTCCAGGACACAAATGTGTGA
- the Slc71a1 gene encoding hippocampus abundant transcript 1 protein isoform X2: MTQGKKKKRAANRSIMLAKKIIIKDGGTPQGIGSPSVYHAVIVIFLEFFAWGLLTAPTLVVLHETFPKHTFLMNGLIQGVKGLLSFLSAPLIGALSDVWGRKSFLLLTVFFTCAPIPLMKISPWWYFAVISVSGVFAVTFSVVFAYVADITQEHERSMAYGLVSATFAASLVTSPAIGAYLGRVYGDSLVVVLATAIALLDICFILVAVPESLPEKMRPASWGAPISWEQADPFASLKKVGQDSIVLLICITVFLSYLPEAGQYSSFFLYLRQIMKFSPESVAAFIAVLGILSIIAQTIVLSLLMRSIGNKNTILLGLGFQILQLAWYGFGSEPWMMWAAGAVAAMSSITFPAVSALVSRTADADQQEFHNPWPPLSLWSLFGTAGSACCLVYSRTYQFKLTVQQLEKALWQSQPSS, from the exons cctcAAGGAATAGGTTCTCCTAGTGTTTATCATGCGGTTATCGTCATCTTTTTGGAGTTTTTTGCCTGGGGACTATTGACGGCACCAACCTTGGTG GTGTTACATGAAACCTTCCCTAAACATACATTTCTAATGAATGGCCTAATTCAAGGAGTAAAG ggtTTGTTGTCATTCCTCAGTGCCCCACTTATTGGTGCTCTTTCTGATGTTTGGGGCCGAAAATCCTTCTTGCTGCTAACAGTATTTTTCACATGTGCCCCAATTCCTTTAATGAAGATCAGCCCATG GTGGTACTTTGCTGTTATCTCTGTTTCTGGAGTTTTTGCAGTGACTTTCTCTGTGGTATTTGCATACGTGGCAGATATAACCCAGGAACATGAAAGAAGTATGGCTTATGGATTG gtttcagcaaCATTTGCTGCAAGTTTAGTCACCAGCCCTGCAATTGGAGCTTACCTTGGACGAGTGTATGGAGACAGCTTAGTGGTAGTTCTAGCTACAGCAATAGCTTTGCtagatatttgttttatccttgtTGCTGTACCAGAGTCATTGCCTGAGAAGATGCGGCCAGCATCATGGGGAGCACCCATTTCCTGGGAACAGGCTGACCCCTTTGCA TCCTTAAAAAAAGTGGGCCAAGATTCCATAGTGCTGCTAATCTGCATTACGGTGTTTCTCTCCTACCTACCAGAAGCAGGCCAATATTCCAGCTTTTTTTTATACCTCAGACAG ATAATGAAATTTTCACCAGAAAGTGTTGCAGCATTTATAGCAGTCCTTGGCATTCTTTCCATTATTGCACAG ACTATAGTCTTGAGTTTACTTATGAGGTCAATTGGAAATAAGAACACCATTTTATTGGGTCTAGGATTTCAAATATTACAGCTGGCATGGTATGGCTTTGGTTCAGAACCTtg GATGATGTGGGCTGCTGGAGCAGTAGCAGCCATGTCTAGCATTACCTTTCCAGCTGTTAGTGCACTTGTTTCACGAACTGCTGATGCTGATCAACAGG AATTCCATAATCCCTGGCCCCCCCTTTCTCTTTGGAGCCTGTTCGGTACTGCTGGCTCTGCTTGTTGCCTTGTTTATTCCAGAACATACCAATTTAAGCTTACGGTCCAGCAGCTGGAGAAAGCACTGTGGCAGTCACAGCCATCCTCATAG